The following are encoded together in the Bos taurus isolate L1 Dominette 01449 registration number 42190680 breed Hereford chromosome 10, ARS-UCD2.0, whole genome shotgun sequence genome:
- the CARMIL3 gene encoding capping protein, Arp2/3 and myosin-I linker protein 3: MAKSSAELTRELQDSIRRCLSQGAVLQQHRVKLETKPKKFEDRVLALTSWRLHLFPLKVPAKVESSFNVLEIRAFNTLSQNQILVETERGMVSMRLPSAESVDQVTRHVSSALSKVCPGPGSLIRRGNADTPDGPRDTSPNSETSTSTTHSVCGGFSETYAALCDYNGLHCREEVQWDVDTIYHAEDNREFNLLDFSHLESRDLALMVAALAYNQWFTKLYCKDLRLGSEVLEQVLHTLSKSGSLEELVLDNAGLKTDFVQKLAGVFGENGSCVLHALTLSHNPIEDKGFLSLSQQLLCFPTGLTKLCLAKTAISPRGLQALGQTFGANPAFASSLRYLDLSKNPGLLATDEANALYSFLAQPNALVHLDLAGTDCTIDSLLGALLHGCCSHLTYLNLARNSCSHRKGREAPPAFKQFFSSAYTLSHVNLSATRLPLEALRALLQGLSLNSHLSDLHLDLSSCELRSAGAQALQEQLGAVTCVGSLDLSDNGFDSDLLTLVPALGKNKSLKHLFLGKNFNVKAKTLEEILHKLVQLIQEEDCSLQSLSVADSRLKLRTSILINALGSNTCLAKVDLSGNGMEDIGAKMLSKALQINSSLRTILWDRNNTSALGFLDIARALESNHTLRFMSFPVSDISQAYRSAPERTEDVWQKIQWCLVRNNHSQTCPQEQAFRLQQGLVTSSAEQMLQRLCGRVQEEVRALRLCPLEPVQDELLYARDLIKDAKNSRALFPSLYELGHMLANDGPVRQRLESVASEVSKAVDKELQVILESMVSLTQELCPVAMRVAEGHNKMLSNVAERVTVPRNFIRGALLEQAGQDIQNKLDEVKLSVVTYLTNSIVDEILQELYHSHKSLARHLAQLRTLSDPPGGPGQGQDLSSRGRGRNHDHEETTDDELGTNIDTMAIKKQKRCRKIRPVSAFISGSPQDMESQLGSLGIPPGWFSGLGSSQPAASGSWEGLSELPTHGYKLRHQTQGRPRPPRTTPPGPGRPSAPVPGTRQENGMATRLDEGLEDFFSRRVMDESSSYPRTLRTLRPGLSEPPLPPLQKKRRRGLFHFRRPRSFKGDRGPGSPTTGLLLPPPPPPPPTQESPPSPDPPSLGNNSSPCWSPEEESSLLPTFGGSRGPSFRRKTGTEGAEPGEGGQAPGAAQQPRVHGVALPGLGRAKGWSFDGKREGTGPDLEGSVQAWQKRRSSDDAGPGAWKPPPPAQSTKPSFSAMRRAEATWHIAEESAPNHGCQSPSPASQDGEEEKEGAVFPERTVSTRNAKLQDPPLTLKPPKPVAVPRGRRPPQEPGGREEVETGGAAPGMNKPRLQLGSQQDQEEPEIQGPPDPGRRTAPLKPKRTRRAQSCDKLEPDRRQPPDPTGTSEPGTD, encoded by the exons ATGGCCAAGTCCAGCGCGGAGCTCACCCGCGAGCTGCAAG ACAGCATCCGGAGGTGCCTGAGCCAAGGGGCTGTGCTCCAACAACATCGCGTGAAGCTGGAGACAAAGCCCAAGAAGTTCGAGGACCGAGTACTG GCCCTGACCTCCTGGCGTCTCCACCTCTTCCCCCTTAAAGTCCCAGCCAAG GTGGAGAGCTCCTTCAATGTCCTAGAGATCCGCGCCTTCAACACGCTCAGTCAGAACCAG ATCCTAGTGGAGACGGAGCGTGGCATGGTGAGCATGCGGCTGCCATCAGCTGAGAGCGTGGACCAGGTGACACGACATGTGAGCTCTGCCCTCTCCAAGGTCTGCCCTGGCCCTGG GAGTCTAATCCGGCGTGGAAATGCAGACACCCCGGACGGGCCCCGAGACACGTCCCCCAACTCTGAGACTTCCACATCCACCACCCACAGTGTctgcg GTGGCTTCTCTGAGACCTACGCTGCCCTGTGCGACTACAACGGGCTGCACTGCCGTGAAGAGGTGCAATGG GATGTGGACACCATCTATCATGCCGAGGATAACCGAGAGTTCAATCTTTTGGATTTCAGCCACTTGGAGAGCCG AGACTTGGCCCTAATGGTGGCAGCCCTGGCCTACAACCAATGGTTCACCAAACTCTACTGCAAAGACCTGCGGCTG GGCTCTGAAGTGCTAGAACAGGTGCTACACACCCTGAGCAAGTCGGGGAGCCTTGAAGAGCTGGTGCTGGACAACGCTGGGCTTAAGAC GGACTTTGTCCAGAAGCTGGCCGGGGTGTTTGGGGAGAACGGGAGCTGTGTGCTGCATGCCCTCACTCTGTCCCACAACCCCATCGAGGACAAGG GTTTCCTCAGTCTGAGCCAGCAGCTCCTCTGCTTCCCCACTGGCCTCACCAAACTGTGCCTGGCCAAGACTGCCATCTCCCCTAGAG GGCTCCAGGCGCTGGGCCAGACCTTTGGGGCCAACCCGGCCTTTGCCAGCTCTCTCCGGTACCTGGACCTGAGCAAGAACCCTGGGCTGCTCGCCACCGACGAGGCCAAC GCCCTCTACAGTTTCCTGGCCCAGCCCAATGCCCTGGTACACCTGGACCTGGCGGGGACCGACTGCACCATCGACTCG CTTCTGGGTGCCCTACTTCACGGCTGCTGCTCCCACCTCACCTACCTCAACCTGGCGCGAAACAGCTGCTCCCACAG GAAGGGCCGGGAGGCGCCCCCGGCCTTCAAGCAGTTCTTCAGCAGCGCCTACACTCTGAGCCACGTCAACCTGTCGGCCACGAGGCTGCCCCTGGAGGCCCTCAG GGCACTGCTCCAGGGCCTGTCCCTCAACAGTCACCTCAGCGATCTGCACCTGGACCTCAGCAGCTGTGAG CTCCGCTCAGCTGGAGCCCAGGCTTTGCAGGAGCAGCTGGGGGCTGTCACCTGTGTGGGCAGCCTGGATCTGTCAGACAATG GGTTCGACTCAGACCTCCTGACACTGGTGCCTGCACTTGGGAAGAACAAGTCTCTCAAGCACCTGTTCCTGGGAAAGAACTTCAACGTCAAGGCCAA GACCCTGGAGGAGATCCTCCACAAGCTGGTACAGCTGATCCAGGAAGAGGACTGT TCCCTGCAGTCACTGTCGGTGGCAGACTCACGGCTGAAGCTTCGCACCAGCATCCTCATCAATGCCCTGGGCAGCAACACCTGCCTGGCAAAGGTGGATTTGAGCGGCAATGGCATGGAGGACATCGGGGCCAAGATGCTGTCTAAGGCCCTGCAGATAAACTCCTCCCTCAG AACTATCCTCTGGGATCGGAACAATACATCCGCCCTGGGCTTTCTGGACATTGCGAGGGCCCTGGAGAG CAACCACACACTGCGCTTCATGTCCTTCCCAGTGAGCGACATCTCCCAAGCCTACCGCAGCGCCCCCGAGCGCACCGAGGACGTCTGGCAGAAG ATCCAGTGGTGCCTGGTGAGGAACAATCACTCCCAGACATGCCCCCAGGAGCAGGCCTTCAGGCTGCAGCAGGGCCTGGTGACCAGCAGCGCCGAGCAA ATGCTGCAGCGACTGTGCGGACGGGTGCAGGAGGAGGTCCGGGCCCTGAGGCTGTGCCCCCTGGAGCCTGTGCAAGACGAGCTGCTCTACGCCCGGGATCTCATCAAGGATGCCAAGAACTCCCGGGCG ctgtTTCCCAGCCTCTACGAGCTGGGCCACATGCTGGCCAACGACGGGCCTGTGCGGCAGAGGCTGGAGTCAGTGGCCAGTGAGGTGTCCAAGGCTGTGGACAAGGAGCTTCAG GTGATCCTGGAGTCCATGGTCAGCCTGACGCAGGAATTATGCCCCGTGGCCATGCGGGTGGCCGAAGGGCACAACAAGATGCTGAGCAACGTGGCCGAGCGTGTCACCGTGCCCCGGAACTTCATCCGCGGGGCGCTACTGGAGCAGGCGGGACAGGATATTCAGAACAAGCTGGA TGAAGTGAAGCTCTCAGTAGTCACCTACTTGACCAACTCCATAGTAGACGAGATCCTGCAGGAGCTATACCACTCCCACAAGAGCCTG GCCCGACACCTGGCCCAGCTAAGAACATTGTCAGATCCACCAGGGGGGCCAGGCCAAGGGCAGGATCTGTCCTCCCGAGGCCGAGGCCGGAACCACGACCACGAGGAGACCACAGATGATGAGCTTGGAACCAACATC GACACCATGGCCATCAAAAAGCAGAAACGCTGCCGCAAGATCCGGCCAGTGTCTGCCTTCATTA GTGGGAGCCCTCAGGACATGGAAAGTCAGCTGGGGAGCCTGGGAATCCCCCCTGGCTGGTTCTCAGGACTCGGGAGCAGCCAGCCGGCAGCTAGTGGTTCCTGGGAGGGTCTATCCGAGCTGCCCACTCATGGCTATAAACTAAGGCATCAAACACAAGGGCGGCCCCGGCCCCCCAGGACCACCCCTCCAGGACCTGGTCGGCCCAGT GCGCCAGTACCTGGGACCCGTCAGGAGAACGGAATGGCCACCCGCCTGGATGAGGGGCTGGAGGACTTCTTCAGCAGAAGAGTCATGGATGAAAGCTCCAG CTACCCCCGGACTCTGAGGACCCTGCGTCCAGGCCTGTCCGAACCGCCACTGCCTCCACTGCAGAAGAAAAGGCGCCGAGGCCTGTTTCACTTTCGCCGGCCCCGGAGCTTCAAGGGGGACAGGGGGCCAGGCTCCCCCACCACCgggctcctcctccctcctcccccacccccacccccaactcaggAGAGCCCCCCCAGCCCGGATCCCCCCAGCCTTGGCAATAACTCCTCCCCCTGCTGGAGCCCTGAGGAGGAAAGcagcctcctccccacctttGGCGGGAGCCGGGGGCCTTCCTTCCGCAGGAAGACG GGCACTGAGGGGGCAGAGCCTGGGGAGGGAGGCCAGGCCCCCGGGGCAGCACAGCAGCCGAGGGTCCACGGCGTCGcccttcctgggttgggaagagccaaGGGTTGGAGCTTCGATGGGAAACGAGAG GGCACAGGCCCAGACCTGGAGGGCAGCGTCCAGGCTTGGCAGAAACGGCGTTCTTCAGATGACGCAG GGCCTGGAGCCTGGAAGCCCCCGCCACCCGCCCAAAGCACCAAGCCGAGCTTCAGTGCCATGCGCCGAGCAGAGGCCACGTGGCACATAG CTGAGGAGAGCGCCCCCAACCATGGCTGCCAgagccccagcccagcctcccaagatggagaggaggaaaaggagggggCTGTCTTCCCAGAGAGGACGGTTTCTACCAGGAATGCTAAG CTGCAGGACCCTCCATTAACTCTGAAGCCCCCAAAGCCCGTGGCTGTGCCCAGGGGCCGCCGGCCCCCACAGGAGCCAGGGGGCCGGGAGGAGGTCGAGACTGGGGGTGCAGCCCCAGGAATGAACAAACCCCGGCTGCAGCTGGGCTCACAGCAAGACCAAGAGGAGCCTGAGATCCAAG GGCCCCCAGATCCAGGTCGCCGGACTGCCCCCCTGAAGCCTAAGCGGACACGGCGGGCGCAATCCTGTGACAAGCTGGAACCTGACAGAAGACAGCCCCCTGACCCCACAG GAACCAGCGAGCCGGGAACAGACTGA
- the CARMIL3 gene encoding capping protein, Arp2/3 and myosin-I linker protein 3 isoform X9, whose translation MAKSSAELTRELQDSIRRCLSQGAVLQQHRVKLETKPKKFEDRVLALTSWRLHLFPLKVPAKVESSFNVLEIRAFNTLSQNQILVETERGMVSMRLPSAESVDQVTRHVSSALSKVCPGPGSLIRRGNADTPDGPRDTSPNSETSTSTTHSVCGGFSETYAALCDYNGLHCREEVQWDVDTIYHAEDNREFNLLDFSHLESRDLALMVAALAYNQWFTKLYCKDLRLGSEVLEQVLHTLSKSGSLEELVLDNAGLKTDFVQKLAGVFGENGSCVLHALTLSHNPIEDKGFLSLSQQLLCFPTGLTKLCLAKTAISPRGLQALGQTFGANPAFASSLRYLDLSKNPGLLATDEANALYSFLAQPNALVHLDLAGTDCTIDSLLGALLHGCCSHLTYLNLARNSCSHRKGREAPPAFKQFFSSAYTLSHVNLSATRLPLEALRALLQGLSLNSHLSDLHLDLSSCELRSAGAQALQEQLGAVTCVGSLDLSDNGFDSDLLTLVPALGKNKSLKHLFLGKNFNVKAKTLEEILHKLVQLIQEEDCSLQSLSVADSRLKLRTSILINALGSNTCLAKVDLSGNGMEDIGAKMLSKALQINSSLRTILWDRNNTSALGFLDIARALESNHTLRFMSFPVSDISQAYRSAPERTEDVWQKIQWCLVRNNHSQTCPQEQAFRLQQGLVTSSAEQMLQRLCGRVQEEVRALRLCPLEPVQDELLYARDLIKDAKNSRALFPSLYELGHMLANDGPVRQRLESVASEVSKAVDKELQVILESMVSLTQELCPVAMRVAEGHNKMLSNVAERVTVPRNFIRGALLEQAGQDIQNKLDEVKLSVVTYLTNSIVDEILQELYHSHKSLARHLAQLRTLSDPPGGPGQGQDLSSRGRGRNHDHEETTDDELGTNIDTMAIKKQKRCRKIRPVSAFISESSSLRADGTDSVSFISASPTCSLPIPPASPSNAAVPTGGSPQDMESQLGSLGIPPGWFSGLGSSQPAASGSWEGLSELPTHGYKLRHQTQGRPRPPRTTPPGPGRPSQAPVPGTRQENGMATRLDEGLEDFFSRRVMDESSSYPRTLRTLRPGLSEPPLPPLQKKRRRGLFHFRRPRSFKGDRGPGSPTTGLLLPPPPPPPPTQESPPSPDPPSLGNNSSPCWSPEEESSLLPTFGGSRGPSFRRKTGTEGAEPGEGGQAPGAAQQPRVHGVALPGLGRAKGWSFDGKREGTGPDLEGSVQAWQKRRSSDDAGPGAWKPPPPAQSTKPSFSAMRRAEATWHIVSPLFPSPS comes from the exons ATGGCCAAGTCCAGCGCGGAGCTCACCCGCGAGCTGCAAG ACAGCATCCGGAGGTGCCTGAGCCAAGGGGCTGTGCTCCAACAACATCGCGTGAAGCTGGAGACAAAGCCCAAGAAGTTCGAGGACCGAGTACTG GCCCTGACCTCCTGGCGTCTCCACCTCTTCCCCCTTAAAGTCCCAGCCAAG GTGGAGAGCTCCTTCAATGTCCTAGAGATCCGCGCCTTCAACACGCTCAGTCAGAACCAG ATCCTAGTGGAGACGGAGCGTGGCATGGTGAGCATGCGGCTGCCATCAGCTGAGAGCGTGGACCAGGTGACACGACATGTGAGCTCTGCCCTCTCCAAGGTCTGCCCTGGCCCTGG GAGTCTAATCCGGCGTGGAAATGCAGACACCCCGGACGGGCCCCGAGACACGTCCCCCAACTCTGAGACTTCCACATCCACCACCCACAGTGTctgcg GTGGCTTCTCTGAGACCTACGCTGCCCTGTGCGACTACAACGGGCTGCACTGCCGTGAAGAGGTGCAATGG GATGTGGACACCATCTATCATGCCGAGGATAACCGAGAGTTCAATCTTTTGGATTTCAGCCACTTGGAGAGCCG AGACTTGGCCCTAATGGTGGCAGCCCTGGCCTACAACCAATGGTTCACCAAACTCTACTGCAAAGACCTGCGGCTG GGCTCTGAAGTGCTAGAACAGGTGCTACACACCCTGAGCAAGTCGGGGAGCCTTGAAGAGCTGGTGCTGGACAACGCTGGGCTTAAGAC GGACTTTGTCCAGAAGCTGGCCGGGGTGTTTGGGGAGAACGGGAGCTGTGTGCTGCATGCCCTCACTCTGTCCCACAACCCCATCGAGGACAAGG GTTTCCTCAGTCTGAGCCAGCAGCTCCTCTGCTTCCCCACTGGCCTCACCAAACTGTGCCTGGCCAAGACTGCCATCTCCCCTAGAG GGCTCCAGGCGCTGGGCCAGACCTTTGGGGCCAACCCGGCCTTTGCCAGCTCTCTCCGGTACCTGGACCTGAGCAAGAACCCTGGGCTGCTCGCCACCGACGAGGCCAAC GCCCTCTACAGTTTCCTGGCCCAGCCCAATGCCCTGGTACACCTGGACCTGGCGGGGACCGACTGCACCATCGACTCG CTTCTGGGTGCCCTACTTCACGGCTGCTGCTCCCACCTCACCTACCTCAACCTGGCGCGAAACAGCTGCTCCCACAG GAAGGGCCGGGAGGCGCCCCCGGCCTTCAAGCAGTTCTTCAGCAGCGCCTACACTCTGAGCCACGTCAACCTGTCGGCCACGAGGCTGCCCCTGGAGGCCCTCAG GGCACTGCTCCAGGGCCTGTCCCTCAACAGTCACCTCAGCGATCTGCACCTGGACCTCAGCAGCTGTGAG CTCCGCTCAGCTGGAGCCCAGGCTTTGCAGGAGCAGCTGGGGGCTGTCACCTGTGTGGGCAGCCTGGATCTGTCAGACAATG GGTTCGACTCAGACCTCCTGACACTGGTGCCTGCACTTGGGAAGAACAAGTCTCTCAAGCACCTGTTCCTGGGAAAGAACTTCAACGTCAAGGCCAA GACCCTGGAGGAGATCCTCCACAAGCTGGTACAGCTGATCCAGGAAGAGGACTGT TCCCTGCAGTCACTGTCGGTGGCAGACTCACGGCTGAAGCTTCGCACCAGCATCCTCATCAATGCCCTGGGCAGCAACACCTGCCTGGCAAAGGTGGATTTGAGCGGCAATGGCATGGAGGACATCGGGGCCAAGATGCTGTCTAAGGCCCTGCAGATAAACTCCTCCCTCAG AACTATCCTCTGGGATCGGAACAATACATCCGCCCTGGGCTTTCTGGACATTGCGAGGGCCCTGGAGAG CAACCACACACTGCGCTTCATGTCCTTCCCAGTGAGCGACATCTCCCAAGCCTACCGCAGCGCCCCCGAGCGCACCGAGGACGTCTGGCAGAAG ATCCAGTGGTGCCTGGTGAGGAACAATCACTCCCAGACATGCCCCCAGGAGCAGGCCTTCAGGCTGCAGCAGGGCCTGGTGACCAGCAGCGCCGAGCAA ATGCTGCAGCGACTGTGCGGACGGGTGCAGGAGGAGGTCCGGGCCCTGAGGCTGTGCCCCCTGGAGCCTGTGCAAGACGAGCTGCTCTACGCCCGGGATCTCATCAAGGATGCCAAGAACTCCCGGGCG ctgtTTCCCAGCCTCTACGAGCTGGGCCACATGCTGGCCAACGACGGGCCTGTGCGGCAGAGGCTGGAGTCAGTGGCCAGTGAGGTGTCCAAGGCTGTGGACAAGGAGCTTCAG GTGATCCTGGAGTCCATGGTCAGCCTGACGCAGGAATTATGCCCCGTGGCCATGCGGGTGGCCGAAGGGCACAACAAGATGCTGAGCAACGTGGCCGAGCGTGTCACCGTGCCCCGGAACTTCATCCGCGGGGCGCTACTGGAGCAGGCGGGACAGGATATTCAGAACAAGCTGGA TGAAGTGAAGCTCTCAGTAGTCACCTACTTGACCAACTCCATAGTAGACGAGATCCTGCAGGAGCTATACCACTCCCACAAGAGCCTG GCCCGACACCTGGCCCAGCTAAGAACATTGTCAGATCCACCAGGGGGGCCAGGCCAAGGGCAGGATCTGTCCTCCCGAGGCCGAGGCCGGAACCACGACCACGAGGAGACCACAGATGATGAGCTTGGAACCAACATC GACACCATGGCCATCAAAAAGCAGAAACGCTGCCGCAAGATCCGGCCAGTGTCTGCCTTCATTAGTGAGTCTTCCAGCCTCCGAGCTGATGGCActgattctgtttcttttatctCTGCCTCTCCAACCTgctctctccccatccctcctGCTAGTCCCTCTAATGCTGCTGTCCCCACAGGTGGGAGCCCTCAGGACATGGAAAGTCAGCTGGGGAGCCTGGGAATCCCCCCTGGCTGGTTCTCAGGACTCGGGAGCAGCCAGCCGGCAGCTAGTGGTTCCTGGGAGGGTCTATCCGAGCTGCCCACTCATGGCTATAAACTAAGGCATCAAACACAAGGGCGGCCCCGGCCCCCCAGGACCACCCCTCCAGGACCTGGTCGGCCCAGT CAGGCGCCAGTACCTGGGACCCGTCAGGAGAACGGAATGGCCACCCGCCTGGATGAGGGGCTGGAGGACTTCTTCAGCAGAAGAGTCATGGATGAAAGCTCCAG CTACCCCCGGACTCTGAGGACCCTGCGTCCAGGCCTGTCCGAACCGCCACTGCCTCCACTGCAGAAGAAAAGGCGCCGAGGCCTGTTTCACTTTCGCCGGCCCCGGAGCTTCAAGGGGGACAGGGGGCCAGGCTCCCCCACCACCgggctcctcctccctcctcccccacccccacccccaactcaggAGAGCCCCCCCAGCCCGGATCCCCCCAGCCTTGGCAATAACTCCTCCCCCTGCTGGAGCCCTGAGGAGGAAAGcagcctcctccccacctttGGCGGGAGCCGGGGGCCTTCCTTCCGCAGGAAGACG GGCACTGAGGGGGCAGAGCCTGGGGAGGGAGGCCAGGCCCCCGGGGCAGCACAGCAGCCGAGGGTCCACGGCGTCGcccttcctgggttgggaagagccaaGGGTTGGAGCTTCGATGGGAAACGAGAG GGCACAGGCCCAGACCTGGAGGGCAGCGTCCAGGCTTGGCAGAAACGGCGTTCTTCAGATGACGCAG GGCCTGGAGCCTGGAAGCCCCCGCCACCCGCCCAAAGCACCAAGCCGAGCTTCAGTGCCATGCGCCGAGCAGAGGCCACGTGGCACATAG TTTCTCCTCTCTTCCCATCCCCCAGCTGA